The following are encoded in a window of Labrus bergylta chromosome 16, fLabBer1.1, whole genome shotgun sequence genomic DNA:
- the LOC136183092 gene encoding immunoglobulin lambda-1 light chain-like isoform X2 yields the protein MLGTLCTLITALTCVSAVTLVTQKPPVVTLRRGETATMDCNLGTVTNSYALWYKQIPGGVPQYILRNYHSSSPEYGSGFSSPKFTSTHQSQSDYRLIISTVEERDSAVYYCQTYDSSVDEWVFGQGTKLIVTSSSLSPPVLTVFPPSSAELQSNKASLVCLSSQSVPFADVSWSAAGSPVSSGISTSTAVQQPDQTFQISSYLSIQTSDWNMDKVYTCRVSLGSQTSEKTINKSHCSTEDQ from the exons atgctggggaccctgtgcactctcatcactgctctaacat gtgtgagtgctgtgacgctggtgacacagaagcctcctgttgtgactctgaggagaggagagacagccacCATGGACTGTAACCTGGGGACTGTGACTAACAGTTATGCTCTTTGGTACAAACAGATTCCAGGAGGAGTTCCTCAGTATATTCTCAGGAACTATCACAGCAGCTCTCCAGAGTATGgctctggtttctcctctccaaagttCACATCCACTCATCAGTCACAATCAGATTATCGTTTGATCAtcagcactgtggaggagagagactcagcagtttattactgtcagacatatgacagctctgttgatgaGTG GGTATTCGGACAAGGCACCAAGCTGATTGTGACGA gctccagcctctctcctcctgtcctcacaGTCTTCCCTCCGTCCAGTGCTGAGCTCCAGTCCAACAAAGCCTCTCtggtctgtctgtcctctcagtCTGTGCCTTTTGCAGATGTGAGCTGGTCTGCTGCTGGGAGTCCAGTGAGCAGTGGGATCTCTACCAGCACGGCCGTTCAGCAACCAGACCAGACTTTCCAAATCAGCAGCTATCTGTCCATCCAGACGTCAGACTGGAACATGGACAAGGTCTACACATGTCGAGTGTCTTTGGGCTCCCAGACTTCAGAGAAAACCATCAACAAGTCCCACTGTTCCACTGAAGACCagtag
- the LOC136183092 gene encoding immunoglobulin lambda-1 light chain-like isoform X1, which yields MLGTLCTLITALTYVDAVIVLTQTPAVHTVSTGQQAVLQCNIQRDDSNYVSWYKQVPGEAPQYVLRFHHSDSSPDFGSGFSSDRFNSKSSSNIDYQFIIKRAETGDSAQYFCQTWDDSASQAVFGQGTKLIVTSSSLSPPVLTVFPPSSAELQSNKASLVCLSSQSVPFADVSWSAAGSPVSSGISTSTAVQQPDQTFQISSYLSIQTSDWNMDKVYTCRVSLGSQTSEKTINKSHCSTEDQ from the exons atgctggggaccctgtgcactctcatcactgctctaacat atgttgatGCAGTGATAGTGCTGACCCAGACGCCTGCTGTCCACACAGTTTCTACAGGACAACAAGCTGTTCTTCAATGTAACATCCAGAGAGATGATAGTAATTATGTCTCCTGGTACAAACAGGTTCCTGGTGAAGCTCCTCAGTATGTTCTGAGATTTCACCACTCTGACAGCTCACCTGACTTTGGATCAGGATTCTCCTCAGACAGATTCAACTCtaaatcttcatcaaacataGATTATCAGTTCATCataaagagagcagagacaggagactCTGCTCAGTATTTCTGTCAGACATGGGACGACTCTGCTTCTCAAGCT GTATTCGGACAAGGCACCAAGCTGATTGTGACGA gctccagcctctctcctcctgtcctcacaGTCTTCCCTCCGTCCAGTGCTGAGCTCCAGTCCAACAAAGCCTCTCtggtctgtctgtcctctcagtCTGTGCCTTTTGCAGATGTGAGCTGGTCTGCTGCTGGGAGTCCAGTGAGCAGTGGGATCTCTACCAGCACGGCCGTTCAGCAACCAGACCAGACTTTCCAAATCAGCAGCTATCTGTCCATCCAGACGTCAGACTGGAACATGGACAAGGTCTACACATGTCGAGTGTCTTTGGGCTCCCAGACTTCAGAGAAAACCATCAACAAGTCCCACTGTTCCACTGAAGACCagtag